A section of the Citrobacter farmeri genome encodes:
- the cheB gene encoding protein-glutamate methylesterase/protein glutamine deamidase, translating to MSKIRVLSVDDSALMRQIMTEIINSHSDMEMVATAPDPLVARDLIKKYNPDVLTLDVEMPRMDGLDFLEKLMRLRPMPVVMVSSLTGKGSEVTLRALELGAIDFVTKPQLGIREGMLAYSEMIAEKVRTASRARLTAHKPLAAPVTLKAGPLLSSEKLIAIGASTGGTEAIRHVLQPLPLSSPAVIITQHMPPGFTRSFAERLNKLCQIAVKEAEDGERVLPGHAYIAPGDKHMELARSGANYQIKIHDGPPVNRHRPSVDVLFHSVAIHAGRNAVGVILTGMGNDGAAGMLAMHQAGAWTIAQNEASCVVFGMPREAINMGGVSEVVDLSQVSQQMLAKISAGQAIRI from the coding sequence ATGAGTAAAATCAGGGTGTTGTCGGTCGATGATTCTGCATTGATGCGTCAAATCATGACTGAAATTATTAACAGCCATAGCGATATGGAGATGGTGGCAACCGCGCCCGATCCGCTCGTCGCCCGGGACTTAATCAAGAAATATAACCCTGACGTGTTGACGCTGGACGTCGAAATGCCGCGGATGGACGGCCTCGATTTTCTTGAAAAGCTGATGCGACTGCGTCCGATGCCGGTGGTGATGGTGTCGTCGTTGACGGGGAAAGGATCGGAAGTGACGCTACGGGCGCTGGAACTGGGTGCGATCGATTTTGTTACTAAGCCACAGTTGGGGATCCGCGAAGGGATGCTGGCCTACAGCGAGATGATTGCGGAGAAAGTACGTACGGCGTCGCGCGCCCGGCTGACGGCTCATAAGCCGCTCGCAGCACCGGTAACCTTAAAGGCGGGACCGCTGCTCAGTTCGGAAAAGCTTATTGCGATTGGTGCCTCAACGGGCGGGACTGAGGCTATTCGCCATGTGCTGCAACCGCTGCCGCTCTCCAGCCCGGCGGTCATTATCACGCAGCATATGCCGCCCGGTTTTACCCGCTCCTTCGCCGAGCGCCTGAACAAACTGTGTCAGATTGCCGTGAAAGAGGCGGAGGACGGGGAGCGCGTTCTTCCGGGTCATGCCTACATTGCGCCGGGCGACAAGCATATGGAGCTGGCGCGCAGCGGGGCAAACTATCAGATAAAAATTCATGACGGTCCGCCGGTTAACCGGCACCGACCATCGGTGGATGTACTGTTTCATTCGGTAGCGATTCATGCGGGGCGCAATGCCGTCGGAGTGATCCTGACGGGGATGGGCAACGACGGCGCCGCCGGAATGTTAGCGATGCACCAGGCGGGCGCCTGGACGATTGCGCAAAATGAAGCAAGTTGTGTGGTGTTCGGCATGCCGCGCGAAGCTATCAACATGGGTGGCGTCAGCGAAGTGGTCGATCTTAGTCAGGTAAGCCAGCAGATGCTGGCGAAAATCAGTGCCGGACAGGCAATACGTATTTGA
- the tap gene encoding methyl-accepting chemotaxis protein IV: MFNRIRISTTLFLILILCGVLQIGSNGLSFWAFRDGFQSLNQVEQSNQQRAALAQTRAVLLQASTALNKAGTLTALSYPPDDIKSLMVIARESLAQSGTLFNSFMAIEANTPEGKALQDATQKSFTQWHSDLEHQATWLENNQLSDFLTAPVQASQDAFDVNFSAWQQNINHVLEVAGQQSKNNYHMSAAIFISMVIIAALLTTGALFWSRKMIVQPLAIIGSHFDSIAEGNLARPIAVYGRNEISAIFASLKAMQLALRETVSDVRQGSLAMHTGISEIAMGNNDLSSRTEQQAASLAQTAASMEQLTATVGQNADNARQASGLAKSAADTAKTGGDQATKVASTMQAIAASSQKIGDIIGVIDGIAFQTNILALNAAVEAARAGEQGRGFAVVAGEVRNLASRSAQAAKEIKGLIEESVNRVHQGSQLVNTAAHTMTEIVSSVTRVNDIMGEIASASDEQRRGIEQVAQAVTQMDQVTQQNAALVEEAAAATEQLAHQADTLSARVEVFKLEEHVVTHQESAPLQAVPVVS, from the coding sequence ATGTTTAATCGTATTCGAATCTCGACCACGCTGTTTTTGATTTTGATCCTCTGCGGTGTATTGCAGATTGGCAGTAATGGCTTGTCTTTTTGGGCATTTCGGGACGGTTTTCAAAGCCTGAATCAGGTCGAGCAGAGTAATCAGCAACGTGCGGCGCTGGCACAAACGCGCGCCGTTTTATTACAGGCGAGTACCGCCCTGAACAAGGCCGGGACATTAACGGCGCTGAGCTATCCGCCCGATGACATCAAAAGTCTGATGGTTATCGCGCGCGAAAGTCTGGCGCAATCCGGCACGCTGTTTAACAGCTTCATGGCGATAGAGGCGAATACCCCGGAGGGAAAAGCCTTACAGGACGCAACGCAGAAAAGTTTCACTCAGTGGCACAGCGATCTGGAGCACCAGGCTACCTGGCTTGAGAACAACCAGTTGTCAGACTTTCTGACCGCACCGGTACAGGCTTCGCAGGACGCCTTTGACGTTAACTTTAGCGCCTGGCAGCAGAACATTAATCATGTGCTGGAGGTGGCGGGGCAACAGAGCAAAAACAACTATCACATGTCGGCAGCGATCTTTATCAGCATGGTGATTATTGCCGCACTGTTAACCACCGGGGCACTGTTCTGGTCGCGCAAAATGATTGTCCAGCCGCTGGCGATTATTGGCAGTCATTTTGACAGCATTGCCGAAGGGAATCTGGCGCGGCCGATCGCGGTCTACGGTCGTAACGAGATTTCAGCGATTTTTGCCAGCCTGAAGGCGATGCAACTGGCGCTACGGGAAACCGTCAGTGACGTGCGTCAGGGCAGTCTGGCGATGCATACCGGGATTTCCGAAATCGCGATGGGCAATAACGATCTCTCCTCTCGCACCGAGCAGCAGGCGGCGTCGCTGGCACAGACGGCGGCCAGCATGGAGCAGTTAACCGCCACCGTTGGTCAGAACGCCGACAATGCGCGTCAGGCTTCTGGTCTGGCGAAAAGCGCGGCTGACACCGCGAAAACCGGCGGCGATCAGGCCACGAAAGTCGCCAGTACGATGCAGGCGATTGCCGCCAGTTCGCAAAAGATTGGCGACATTATCGGGGTGATTGACGGCATCGCTTTCCAGACCAATATTCTGGCGCTGAATGCGGCGGTAGAAGCGGCGCGGGCCGGTGAACAGGGGCGTGGATTTGCCGTGGTTGCCGGAGAAGTGCGTAACCTGGCGAGCCGCAGTGCTCAGGCAGCGAAAGAGATAAAAGGGCTGATTGAAGAGTCGGTGAATCGCGTCCATCAGGGATCGCAACTCGTTAATACCGCAGCACACACCATGACGGAAATTGTGAGTTCGGTTACGCGTGTCAACGACATCATGGGCGAGATTGCTTCGGCGTCAGATGAACAGCGCAGAGGGATTGAGCAGGTAGCGCAGGCGGTCACGCAGATGGATCAGGTGACGCAACAGAACGCCGCGCTGGTGGAAGAAGCCGCCGCTGCGACTGAGCAACTTGCGCATCAGGCCGACACGCTGTCAGCTCGCGTGGAGGTATTCAAACTGGAAGAACACGTTGTAACACACCAAGAATCGGCACCGCTGCAGGCAGTGCCCGTTGTATCCTGA
- the cheR gene encoding protein-glutamate O-methyltransferase CheR, which yields MTSSLPNGQTSLLLQMTQRLALSDAHFRRICQLIYQRAGIVLADHKRDMVYNRLVRRLRTLGLDDFGDYLSVLEANQSSAEWQAFINSLTTNLTAFFREGHHFPVLAESARRHSGEYRVWSAAASTGEEPYSIAITLADTLGTAPGRWKVFASDIDTEVLEKARSGIYRLDELKTLSPQQLQRYFMRGTGPHDGLVRVRQELASHVEFSVINLLDKQYNVPGPFDAIFCRNVMIYFDKTTQQDILRRFVPLLKPDGLLFAGHSENFSNLVRDFSLRGQTVYALSKGKA from the coding sequence ATGACATCATCTCTGCCCAACGGGCAAACGTCATTATTGTTACAGATGACCCAGCGCCTTGCGCTGTCTGACGCGCACTTTCGTCGGATATGTCAATTAATCTACCAGCGCGCGGGGATCGTGCTGGCGGACCACAAGCGGGATATGGTTTATAACCGCCTGGTTCGTCGACTGCGTACGCTGGGGCTGGATGATTTTGGCGACTATCTCAGCGTGCTGGAAGCAAATCAAAGCAGCGCAGAGTGGCAGGCTTTTATCAACTCGCTGACCACCAACCTGACGGCCTTCTTCCGCGAAGGGCACCATTTTCCGGTGTTGGCGGAAAGTGCACGTCGTCACAGCGGCGAATATCGGGTCTGGAGCGCCGCGGCATCGACCGGCGAAGAGCCGTACAGTATCGCCATTACGCTGGCCGATACGCTGGGTACGGCGCCGGGGCGCTGGAAAGTGTTTGCCAGCGACATCGATACCGAAGTGCTGGAGAAGGCCCGCAGCGGGATCTATCGCCTGGACGAACTGAAGACCCTGTCGCCGCAGCAACTCCAGCGCTATTTCATGCGCGGAACGGGCCCTCATGATGGGCTGGTTCGCGTGCGTCAGGAACTGGCCAGTCATGTCGAGTTTTCCGTGATTAACCTGCTCGATAAGCAGTACAACGTGCCGGGGCCGTTTGACGCCATCTTTTGTCGTAATGTGATGATCTATTTCGATAAAACGACGCAGCAGGACATCCTGCGCCGTTTTGTTCCTCTCCTTAAGCCTGATGGCCTGCTGTTTGCCGGGCATTCAGAGAACTTTAGCAACCTTGTGCGCGACTTTAGCCTGCGCGGGCAAACGGTTTATGCGCTAAGTAAGGGTAAAGCATGA
- the tar gene encoding methyl-accepting chemotaxis protein II yields the protein MCNRIRVVTMLMMVLGVFALLQLVSGGLLFSSLQQNQKSFVISNDLRQQQSELTSTWDLMLQTRINLSRSSARMMMDANNQQSSAKNDLLKSAKNSLAQAAEHYARFKSIDPLPEMAEVSNNVDEKYQKYHAGLTELVQFLENGNMDAFFAQPTQGMQNGLGDAKSKYASVSEKLYRQAFDESARDYQFAKWQLAILAVVLVLILVVVWYGIRHTLLNPLSSVIAHIREIAGGNLTNTLTVAGRNEIGELAGSVDHMQRSLVETVTQVREGSDAIYSGTTEIATGNTDLSSRTEQQASALEETAASMEELTATVKQNADNARQASQLAQSASETAQHGGKVVDNVVKTMHEIAGSSKKIADIISVIDGIAFQTNILALNAAVEAARAGEQGRGFAVVAGEVRNLASRSAQAAKEIKALIEDSVSRVDTGSVLVESAGETMNDIVNAVTRVTDIMGEIASASDEQSRGIDQVALAVSEMDRVTQQNASLVQESAAAAAALEEQASRLTMAVSAFRLAARPYAVKTKEERTSADVPRTAQKSSLSMEHDTNWETF from the coding sequence ATGTGTAACCGTATCCGCGTTGTCACAATGCTGATGATGGTGCTGGGGGTTTTCGCACTGCTACAGCTTGTATCTGGTGGTTTGCTGTTTTCGTCTTTACAGCAGAATCAAAAAAGTTTTGTTATTTCCAACGATCTACGCCAACAGCAGAGTGAACTGACCTCGACATGGGATCTGATGCTGCAAACGCGTATCAACCTCAGCCGTTCCTCTGCGCGCATGATGATGGATGCGAACAATCAGCAAAGCAGTGCCAAGAACGATCTGTTGAAGAGCGCGAAAAATTCACTTGCTCAGGCGGCGGAGCACTACGCCAGGTTTAAATCTATCGATCCTCTGCCAGAGATGGCGGAGGTCAGCAACAATGTGGATGAAAAATACCAGAAATATCATGCCGGTTTAACTGAACTGGTGCAGTTCCTGGAAAACGGCAATATGGATGCCTTCTTCGCACAGCCCACGCAGGGGATGCAAAACGGTCTTGGCGACGCGAAGAGCAAGTACGCCAGCGTCAGCGAAAAACTCTATCGCCAGGCGTTTGATGAAAGCGCGCGCGATTACCAGTTTGCGAAGTGGCAACTCGCCATCCTGGCAGTGGTGCTGGTGCTGATCCTGGTGGTGGTGTGGTACGGCATTCGTCACACCCTGCTCAACCCGCTTTCCAGCGTGATCGCCCATATTCGTGAAATTGCTGGCGGTAATCTGACTAACACCCTGACCGTCGCCGGACGTAATGAGATTGGCGAACTGGCCGGCAGCGTCGATCACATGCAGCGCTCGCTGGTGGAGACCGTGACTCAGGTGCGCGAAGGATCTGATGCTATCTACTCCGGCACAACAGAAATCGCCACCGGTAACACCGATCTCTCATCGAGAACCGAGCAACAGGCGTCGGCGCTGGAAGAGACGGCTGCCAGTATGGAAGAGTTGACCGCGACAGTGAAACAGAACGCCGATAATGCCCGCCAGGCGTCGCAACTGGCGCAGAGTGCGTCGGAAACCGCGCAGCACGGTGGCAAAGTCGTGGATAACGTCGTCAAAACCATGCACGAAATCGCCGGTAGCTCGAAAAAGATCGCCGACATCATAAGTGTCATCGACGGTATTGCTTTCCAGACCAACATCCTGGCGCTGAACGCGGCAGTGGAAGCCGCGCGAGCCGGCGAGCAGGGGCGTGGCTTTGCGGTGGTGGCGGGCGAGGTACGTAACCTGGCCAGCCGCAGTGCGCAGGCGGCAAAAGAGATCAAAGCACTGATTGAAGATTCTGTTTCACGCGTGGATACCGGCTCCGTGCTGGTCGAGAGCGCGGGCGAGACCATGAACGATATTGTCAATGCGGTGACCCGCGTAACCGACATTATGGGTGAAATCGCCTCGGCCTCTGATGAACAAAGCCGTGGCATCGATCAGGTGGCGCTGGCGGTTTCTGAAATGGACCGCGTAACGCAGCAAAACGCCTCGTTGGTGCAGGAATCTGCTGCAGCCGCGGCCGCGCTGGAGGAGCAGGCCAGCCGTCTGACGATGGCGGTGTCTGCATTTCGTCTTGCCGCACGTCCTTATGCGGTAAAAACAAAAGAAGAACGGACTTCGGCGGACGTGCCCCGCACGGCGCAGAAGTCCTCGTTAAGCATGGAGCACGATACTAACTGGGAAACATTTTGA
- the cheY gene encoding chemotaxis response regulator CheY, giving the protein MADKELKFLVVDDFSTMRRIVRNLLKELGFNNVEEAEDGADALNKLQAGGFGFVISDWNMPNIDGLELLKTIRADGGMSSLPVLMVTAEAKKENIIAAAQAGASGYVVKPFTAATLEEKLNKIFEKLGM; this is encoded by the coding sequence ATGGCGGATAAAGAGCTTAAATTTTTGGTTGTGGATGACTTTTCCACCATGCGTCGCATTGTGCGTAACCTGCTTAAGGAACTGGGCTTTAACAACGTCGAAGAAGCTGAAGATGGCGCGGACGCGTTGAATAAACTGCAGGCAGGTGGGTTTGGCTTTGTCATTTCCGACTGGAACATGCCGAACATCGACGGTCTCGAGTTACTGAAAACCATTCGTGCGGACGGCGGGATGTCCTCTCTGCCGGTGCTGATGGTGACGGCAGAAGCGAAGAAAGAGAATATCATCGCCGCGGCGCAGGCTGGAGCCAGCGGCTACGTGGTGAAACCGTTCACCGCGGCGACGCTGGAAGAAAAGCTCAATAAAATCTTTGAGAAACTGGGCATGTAA